A region of Geobacillus sp. 46C-IIa DNA encodes the following proteins:
- a CDS encoding heptaprenyl diphosphate synthase component 1 has protein sequence MVKLASLKEQIEQLLDHPYLREHVPTPVVDEDRLLLALSMVADAPAAPNEADRYIIAMMLVQIALDTHDEVTDGGDDLRTRQLVVLAGDLYSGLYYDLLARSGDIALIRLFAEAIRDINEQKVRLYEKKAERIDALFAAMGTIESALLAKFADRMAVPQWGQFAYHYLLLRRLLLEREAFARTGTSMLFEQMAHIAFPRAKGLTNEQRRYLLRLCDRYIDHCKEALFAAELPPAGLLMLRVTELSGGFSAIAKKTVEEG, from the coding sequence CTTGACCATCCGTATTTGCGCGAGCATGTGCCGACGCCGGTTGTTGACGAAGACCGGCTGCTGTTGGCGCTGTCGATGGTTGCTGACGCTCCGGCGGCGCCAAATGAGGCGGATCGGTACATCATCGCCATGATGCTCGTGCAGATCGCCCTTGATACCCATGATGAGGTGACGGATGGCGGCGATGACTTGCGGACGCGGCAGCTTGTCGTCCTCGCCGGCGACTTATACAGCGGGCTGTATTACGATTTGCTGGCGCGTTCGGGTGATATCGCGCTCATCCGTTTGTTCGCCGAAGCGATCCGCGACATTAACGAACAAAAAGTGCGTCTTTATGAAAAAAAGGCGGAGCGGATCGATGCGCTGTTTGCGGCGATGGGCACGATCGAATCGGCGCTGCTTGCCAAGTTTGCCGACCGCATGGCGGTGCCGCAATGGGGGCAGTTTGCCTACCATTACTTGCTGCTGCGGCGCCTGCTCCTCGAGCGGGAAGCGTTCGCCCGCACCGGGACGTCGATGCTCTTTGAGCAAATGGCGCATATTGCGTTCCCGCGGGCGAAGGGGCTGACGAACGAACAGCGGCGGTATTTGCTTCGCCTTTGCGATCGCTATATCGACCATTGCAAAGAAGCGCTGTTCGCGGCGGAATTGCCGCCGGCCGGTCTGCTGATGCTCCGCGTGACCGAGCTCTCCGGCGGATTTTCAGCCATCGCCAAAAAGACGGTGGAAGAAGGGTAG
- the menG gene encoding demethylmenaquinone methyltransferase, protein MHQSKEERVHRVFEKISAHYDRMNSVISFRRHLKWREDVMRRMNVQKGKKALDVCCGTADWAIALAEAVGPEGEVYGLDFSENMLKVGEQKVKARGLRNVKLIHGNAMQLPFPDNSFDYVTIGFGLRNVPDYMTVLKEMHRVTKPGGMTVCLETSQPTMFGFRQLYYVYFRFIMPLFGKLLAKSYEEYSWLQESAREFPGRDELAEMFRAAGFVDVEVKPYTFGVAAMHLGYKR, encoded by the coding sequence ATGCATCAGTCGAAAGAAGAACGAGTCCATCGTGTATTTGAAAAAATTTCTGCTCATTATGACCGGATGAACTCTGTCATCAGCTTCCGCCGCCATTTAAAATGGCGCGAAGACGTGATGCGGCGGATGAATGTGCAAAAAGGAAAAAAAGCGCTTGACGTTTGCTGCGGGACGGCCGATTGGGCGATCGCTTTAGCCGAGGCGGTCGGGCCGGAAGGGGAAGTGTACGGCCTTGATTTTAGCGAAAACATGTTAAAAGTCGGCGAACAAAAGGTGAAAGCGCGCGGCTTGCGCAACGTGAAGCTCATCCATGGCAACGCCATGCAGCTTCCGTTTCCGGACAATTCGTTCGATTACGTGACCATTGGCTTCGGTTTGCGCAACGTCCCTGATTATATGACGGTGCTGAAAGAAATGCACCGCGTCACAAAGCCGGGCGGCATGACCGTCTGTTTGGAAACGTCGCAGCCGACGATGTTCGGCTTCCGTCAGCTTTACTATGTTTATTTCCGGTTTATTATGCCGCTGTTTGGCAAGCTGTTGGCGAAAAGCTATGAGGAGTATTCATGGCTGCAAGAGTCGGCGCGCGAGTTCCCGGGGCGGGATGAGCTGGCGGAAATGTTTCGCGCCGCTGGCTTTGTCGATGTCGAGGTCAAACCGTACACGTTCGGCGTGGCGGCGATGCATTTAGGCTATAAACGATGA
- the hepT gene encoding heptaprenyl diphosphate synthase component II, which yields MKLKAMYSFLSDDLAAVEQELERTVRSEYGPLGEAALHLLQAGGKRIRPVFVLLAARFGHYDLERIKHVAVALELIHMASLVHDDVIDDADLRRGRPTIKAKWSNRLAMYTGDYLFARSLERMAKLDDPRAHQVLAKTIVEVCRGEIEQIKDKYRFDQPLRTYLRRIRRKTALLIAASCQLGALAAGAPESVAKRLYWFGHYVGMSFQITDDILDFTGTEEQLGKPAGSDLQQGNITLPVLYALRDERMKAAIAAVGPETNADEMASVISAIKRTDAIGQSYALSDRYLEKALRLLGELPANQARALLHDLALYIGKRDY from the coding sequence ATGAAGTTAAAGGCGATGTATTCGTTTTTAAGCGATGATTTGGCGGCGGTCGAACAGGAGCTCGAGCGGACGGTCCGGTCGGAATATGGGCCGCTTGGGGAAGCGGCGCTGCATTTATTGCAAGCGGGCGGAAAGCGGATCCGTCCCGTTTTTGTCTTGCTCGCCGCCCGTTTCGGCCATTATGATCTCGAGCGGATCAAACATGTTGCTGTGGCGCTCGAACTCATTCATATGGCGTCGCTCGTCCACGACGATGTGATCGACGATGCCGACTTGCGCCGCGGCCGGCCAACGATCAAAGCGAAATGGAGCAACCGGCTTGCCATGTATACGGGCGATTATTTGTTTGCCCGTTCGCTCGAACGGATGGCGAAACTTGACGACCCGCGCGCCCATCAAGTGCTTGCAAAAACGATTGTCGAAGTGTGCCGCGGAGAAATTGAGCAAATTAAAGACAAATACCGATTTGACCAGCCGCTCCGCACATATTTGCGGCGCATCCGCCGGAAAACGGCGCTGTTGATCGCTGCCAGCTGCCAGCTTGGCGCTCTCGCCGCCGGCGCTCCGGAATCGGTGGCCAAACGGCTGTATTGGTTTGGCCATTATGTCGGCATGTCGTTTCAAATTACGGATGACATCCTCGATTTTACGGGCACGGAAGAGCAGCTTGGCAAGCCGGCGGGAAGCGACTTGCAGCAAGGAAACATCACCCTCCCGGTGCTGTACGCGCTTCGTGACGAACGAATGAAAGCGGCGATCGCCGCGGTCGGCCCAGAAACAAACGCCGATGAGATGGCGTCCGTCATTTCCGCCATTAAACGAACGGATGCCATCGGCCAGTCATACGCGTTAAGCGACCGCTACCTCGAAAAAGCGCTCCGTCTGCTCGGCGAATTGCCCGCCAATCAAGCGCGCGCTTTGCTGCATGATCTCGCCCTCTACATCGGGAAAAGGGATTATTAA
- the ndk gene encoding nucleoside-diphosphate kinase, translated as MTERTFLMVKPDGVQRNLIGEIVSRFEKKGFQLVGAKLMQVSRELAEQHYAEHKERPFFGELVDFITSGPVFAMVWEGENVIAAARQMMGKTNPQDAAPGTIRGDFGLTVGKNVIHGSDSPQSAEREINLFFKEEELVAYTKLMNEWLY; from the coding sequence ATGACAGAACGGACATTTTTAATGGTAAAGCCAGACGGGGTTCAGCGCAATTTGATCGGCGAAATTGTCTCCCGCTTTGAAAAAAAAGGTTTCCAGCTTGTCGGCGCGAAGCTGATGCAAGTATCGCGCGAGCTGGCTGAACAGCACTACGCCGAACATAAAGAGCGTCCGTTTTTCGGCGAGCTTGTTGATTTCATTACGTCCGGACCGGTGTTTGCGATGGTGTGGGAAGGTGAAAACGTGATCGCCGCCGCCCGGCAAATGATGGGGAAAACGAATCCGCAAGACGCCGCACCGGGCACGATTCGCGGCGATTTCGGCTTGACGGTCGGCAAAAACGTCATTCACGGTTCCGATTCGCCGCAAAGCGCGGAACGCGAAATCAACTTGTTCTTCAAAGAAGAAGAGCTCGTTGCTTATACGAAACTGATGAACGAATGGCTATATTAA
- a CDS encoding protein-glutamate O-methyltransferase CheR: MDDYAQFIAKVKRKTGIDLSLYKEAQMKRRLASLYMKKGLNSFVELFAAMEKDPALWNECLDRMTINVSEFYRNAKRWDVLERTILPRLLAENPRLKVWSAACSTGEEPYTLALVLLKHMPLHRVSVLATDIDENALARARLGLYSERSLAELPEEMKKRFFTKDGEYYKIDEKVKQAVTFQKHNLLADPFPGPFDLIVCRNVLIYFTEEAKRALYRKFHDALRPGGVLFVGSTEQIFNPGLYGFEMEETFFYRKR; this comes from the coding sequence ATGGATGATTACGCGCAATTTATCGCGAAAGTGAAGCGAAAAACCGGTATTGATCTTTCGCTGTACAAAGAGGCGCAAATGAAGCGGCGGCTGGCGTCTTTGTACATGAAAAAAGGGCTGAACAGCTTTGTCGAGCTGTTTGCGGCAATGGAAAAAGACCCGGCGTTATGGAATGAATGCTTAGACCGGATGACGATCAACGTGTCCGAGTTTTACCGGAACGCGAAGCGGTGGGACGTGCTTGAGCGCACCATTTTGCCGCGGCTGCTGGCGGAAAATCCGCGTCTAAAAGTATGGAGCGCCGCCTGTTCCACGGGCGAGGAGCCGTATACGCTCGCGCTGGTGCTTCTAAAACATATGCCGCTTCACCGTGTGTCGGTGCTAGCGACCGACATTGACGAAAACGCGCTCGCCCGCGCGCGTCTCGGGCTGTACAGCGAACGGTCGCTTGCCGAGCTGCCGGAAGAAATGAAAAAAAGGTTTTTTACGAAAGACGGCGAGTATTATAAAATAGACGAAAAGGTGAAACAGGCGGTCACGTTTCAAAAACATAATTTGCTCGCCGACCCGTTTCCAGGGCCGTTTGATTTGATCGTCTGCCGCAATGTGCTCATTTATTTCACTGAAGAGGCGAAACGGGCTTTGTACCGGAAATTCCATGATGCGCTCCGGCCGGGCGGTGTGCTGTTTGTCGGCAGCACCGAGCAAATTTTCAATCCCGGCTTATACGGATTTGAAATGGAGGAAACATTTTTTTACCGAAAAAGATAG
- the aroC gene encoding chorismate synthase produces the protein MRYLTAGESHGPQLTAILEGVPAGLELRAEHINKELARRQKGYGRGRRMQIEKDEVKITGGVRHGKTLGSPIALVVENRDFQHWQTIMAVEPIDDESEVKRKVTRPRPGHADLNGALKYGHRDMRNVLERSSARETTVRVAAGAVAKRLLEEVGIRVAGHVLEIGGVRANKLDYRSLEELQKVTEESPVRCFDPEAGQKMMEAIDLAKKNGDSIGGIVEVIVEGVPAGVGSYVHYDRKLDAKIAAAIVSINAFKGVEFGIGFEAARRPGSEVHDEIIWSPEQGFARRTNRAGGFEGGMTTGMPIVVRGVMKPIPTLYKPLQSVDIDTKEPFTASIERSDSCAVPAASVVAEAVVAWEVAAAIVEQFGQDRIDLIKENIERARRYAREF, from the coding sequence ATGCGTTATTTGACAGCAGGGGAGTCGCACGGGCCGCAACTGACGGCGATTTTGGAAGGGGTGCCGGCCGGGCTTGAGCTGCGTGCCGAGCACATTAATAAAGAGCTGGCGCGCCGACAAAAAGGGTATGGGCGCGGCCGGCGCATGCAAATTGAAAAAGACGAGGTGAAAATCACAGGCGGCGTCCGCCATGGCAAAACGCTCGGCTCACCGATCGCGCTTGTTGTGGAAAATCGCGATTTTCAACATTGGCAAACGATTATGGCTGTTGAGCCGATTGATGATGAGAGCGAAGTCAAGCGGAAAGTAACGCGTCCGCGCCCGGGTCATGCTGATTTAAACGGCGCCTTGAAGTATGGGCATCGCGATATGCGCAACGTGCTCGAGCGCTCATCCGCAAGGGAAACGACTGTTCGTGTAGCTGCCGGGGCGGTGGCGAAACGCCTCCTGGAAGAGGTCGGCATCCGCGTCGCCGGGCACGTGCTGGAAATCGGCGGTGTGCGCGCAAACAAGCTTGATTACCGGTCGCTTGAGGAGCTGCAGAAAGTGACGGAAGAATCGCCGGTGCGCTGTTTTGATCCGGAGGCGGGGCAAAAGATGATGGAAGCGATCGATTTGGCGAAGAAAAACGGCGATTCGATCGGCGGCATCGTCGAAGTGATCGTCGAAGGCGTCCCGGCTGGAGTTGGCAGTTATGTTCATTATGACCGGAAGCTCGATGCGAAAATCGCCGCCGCCATCGTCAGCATTAACGCTTTTAAAGGCGTCGAGTTCGGCATCGGGTTTGAGGCGGCGCGCCGCCCGGGAAGCGAAGTGCATGACGAAATCATTTGGAGCCCGGAACAAGGGTTTGCGCGCCGGACGAACCGAGCCGGCGGCTTTGAAGGCGGGATGACGACCGGGATGCCGATCGTCGTGCGCGGGGTGATGAAGCCGATTCCGACGTTGTACAAGCCGCTTCAAAGTGTCGATATCGACACGAAAGAGCCGTTTACGGCGAGCATTGAGCGGTCGGACAGCTGCGCTGTGCCGGCGGCGAGCGTCGTCGCCGAGGCGGTCGTCGCCTGGGAAGTGGCGGCGGCGATCGTCGAGCAGTTCGGCCAAGACCGGATCGATCTGATCAAAGAAAACATTGAGCGCGCCCGCCGCTATGCAAGGGAGTTTTAA
- the aroB gene encoding 3-dehydroquinate synthase, whose amino-acid sequence MIERTIETATKRYPLLLGDGAARALPRLLRALACPPGTKLFIITDDAVAPLYLDEVRAMLAAAEYDVYAYIIPSGEAAKSFDNYYACQTAALQCGLDRRSVIIALGGGVVGDLAGFVAATYMRGIRYIQMPTTLLAHDSAVGGKVAINHPLGKNMIGAFHQPEAVVYDTAFLRTLPERELRSGFAEVIKHALIRDRRFYEWLRAEVKTLADLRGETLAYCIEKGIDIKASVVREDEKETGVRAHLNFGHTLGHALESELGYGTLTHGEAVALGMLFAVLVSERLYGRSFAEHRFAEWFAGYGFPVSLPAALEAGRLLEKMKGDKKAYAGTVRMVLLHEIGDVEVVELEDDKLLAWLDEFAGQGGGR is encoded by the coding sequence ATGATCGAACGGACGATCGAAACGGCGACGAAACGATACCCGCTCCTGCTGGGCGATGGGGCGGCGCGCGCATTGCCGCGCCTGCTCCGGGCGCTTGCCTGTCCGCCGGGGACAAAGCTGTTTATCATTACTGACGATGCGGTGGCTCCCCTTTATTTGGATGAGGTGCGCGCCATGCTTGCCGCCGCTGAGTATGACGTCTACGCTTATATCATCCCGAGCGGGGAGGCGGCCAAGTCGTTTGACAACTATTACGCCTGCCAAACGGCGGCGCTTCAGTGCGGCTTAGACCGCCGCTCGGTCATTATCGCGCTTGGCGGCGGCGTCGTCGGCGATTTAGCCGGATTCGTCGCGGCCACTTATATGCGCGGCATCCGCTACATTCAAATGCCGACGACGCTTTTGGCTCATGACAGCGCCGTCGGCGGCAAAGTGGCAATCAATCATCCGCTTGGCAAAAATATGATCGGCGCCTTCCACCAGCCGGAAGCGGTTGTGTATGATACGGCCTTTTTGCGCACATTGCCTGAGCGCGAGCTTCGCTCAGGGTTCGCTGAGGTGATCAAGCATGCGCTCATCCGCGACCGCCGCTTTTACGAATGGCTGCGCGCGGAAGTGAAGACGCTCGCCGATTTGCGCGGCGAAACGCTCGCCTATTGTATTGAAAAGGGCATCGATATTAAGGCGTCCGTCGTACGTGAAGATGAAAAAGAAACCGGGGTGCGCGCCCATTTAAATTTCGGCCATACGCTCGGCCATGCGCTCGAAAGCGAACTCGGCTACGGCACGCTTACGCACGGCGAGGCGGTCGCGCTCGGCATGCTGTTTGCCGTGCTTGTCAGCGAACGGCTTTATGGCCGCTCGTTTGCCGAGCACCGTTTCGCCGAATGGTTTGCCGGATACGGTTTTCCGGTGTCGCTGCCGGCAGCGCTGGAGGCCGGCCGATTGCTCGAGAAAATGAAAGGCGACAAAAAAGCGTACGCCGGAACGGTGCGCATGGTGCTCTTGCACGAGATCGGCGACGTCGAAGTCGTGGAATTAGAAGATGACAAGCTGCTCGCCTGGCTAGACGAGTTCGCCGGACAGGGGGGAGGACGATGA
- the aroH gene encoding chorismate mutase — protein MIRGIRGAITVERNEAEEIVAATETLLREMIQANGVVADDVSFVLISVTDDITAAFPAQALRRIDGWTYVPVMCTREIPVPGSLPRCIRVMMTVATEKKQEEICHVYLKDAAVLRPDLSLTKKTEM, from the coding sequence ATGATTCGCGGCATTCGCGGAGCGATTACCGTTGAACGAAATGAGGCCGAAGAAATCGTGGCCGCAACCGAAACGCTGCTTCGGGAAATGATCCAAGCGAACGGGGTTGTCGCCGACGACGTTTCGTTTGTGCTCATTTCCGTCACCGACGACATCACGGCCGCGTTTCCGGCGCAGGCGCTGCGCCGGATTGACGGCTGGACGTACGTGCCGGTCATGTGCACAAGGGAAATTCCGGTGCCCGGCTCATTGCCGCGCTGCATCCGCGTCATGATGACGGTGGCGACGGAGAAAAAGCAAGAGGAAATTTGCCATGTGTACTTAAAGGATGCAGCCGTGCTGCGCCCGGATTTGTCATTGACAAAAAAAACAGAAATGTAA
- the trpE gene encoding anthranilate synthase component I, with translation MSTERLAAFLADANKFRTIPIVRKFLADVIEPLGVFSNLRDEAVFLLESKDDESPWARYSFIGVAPFLTLESETGEMFSVKDENGNEQAAVPTLKEAFQWAERALAVRPLAEAVPFTGGAVGFLGYDFISAIENVPRHENRDLAMKAGYFVFCESLFAFDHQKRELLLIHYIRLDGSETEDEKIGKYRAAEQRIAVLAAKAAHVRTEQPLLPAEGETGRTVSFADTTSNYEKEQFLRDVETVKQYIAAGDVFQAVLSQRFCVPVRAGGFAVYRLLRHINPSPYMFYFRLDDMEIVGSSPEKLIQVRHRRVEIDPIAGTRRRGRSPEEDARLADELYNDPKERAEHYMLVDLARNDIGRVAKYGTVKTPVLMEIGKFSHVMHLISKVVGELNDDVHPIDALLAAFPAGTVSGAPKVRAMQILQELEPTARGLYAGAIAYIGFDGNIDSCIAIRTAVIKDGYAYVQAGAGIVADSVPELEWKETRNKASALMNAIEQAERLFAKGERIVC, from the coding sequence ATGTCCACTGAGAGGCTGGCCGCTTTTTTGGCGGATGCCAACAAGTTTCGCACCATTCCGATCGTGCGCAAATTTTTAGCCGATGTCATTGAACCGCTTGGAGTATTTAGCAATTTGCGCGATGAAGCGGTGTTTCTGCTCGAAAGCAAAGACGATGAATCGCCGTGGGCGCGCTATTCGTTTATCGGCGTCGCGCCGTTTTTAACGCTCGAAAGCGAAACAGGAGAGATGTTTTCCGTGAAAGATGAAAACGGAAACGAACAGGCTGCGGTGCCAACGTTGAAAGAGGCGTTTCAATGGGCCGAGCGGGCGCTCGCTGTCCGGCCGTTGGCCGAAGCGGTGCCGTTTACAGGCGGTGCGGTTGGATTTTTAGGGTACGATTTCATTTCCGCCATCGAAAACGTGCCGCGCCACGAAAATCGCGACCTAGCCATGAAAGCCGGCTATTTCGTATTTTGTGAATCGCTGTTCGCCTTTGACCATCAAAAGCGCGAACTGCTGCTCATTCACTACATCCGTTTAGACGGCAGCGAGACAGAAGATGAGAAAATCGGGAAGTATCGTGCTGCCGAGCAGCGCATCGCCGTGTTGGCAGCGAAAGCGGCGCACGTCCGCACCGAGCAGCCGCTGCTGCCGGCAGAGGGCGAAACGGGGCGCACCGTTTCGTTTGCCGACACTACATCCAATTATGAAAAAGAACAGTTTTTGCGCGACGTGGAAACGGTCAAACAGTATATCGCGGCCGGCGATGTGTTTCAAGCTGTCTTGTCGCAGCGCTTTTGCGTGCCGGTCCGCGCGGGCGGTTTTGCCGTTTATCGGCTGCTCCGCCACATTAATCCGTCGCCGTACATGTTTTATTTTCGGTTGGATGATATGGAAATTGTCGGGAGCTCGCCGGAAAAGCTGATCCAGGTGCGCCATCGGCGCGTTGAAATCGATCCGATCGCCGGAACGAGGCGGCGTGGGCGCTCGCCGGAAGAGGATGCGAGGCTCGCCGATGAGCTGTACAACGACCCGAAGGAGCGGGCTGAGCATTATATGCTCGTTGATTTGGCGCGCAACGATATCGGCCGGGTGGCAAAATACGGAACGGTTAAGACGCCGGTCTTGATGGAAATCGGCAAGTTTTCCCACGTGATGCACCTCATTTCGAAAGTCGTCGGCGAGCTGAATGACGATGTCCATCCGATCGATGCGCTGCTGGCCGCCTTCCCGGCTGGGACGGTGAGCGGTGCGCCGAAAGTGCGGGCGATGCAAATTTTGCAAGAGCTCGAGCCGACAGCACGCGGATTGTACGCCGGAGCGATCGCCTACATCGGCTTTGACGGCAATATCGACTCATGCATCGCCATCCGAACGGCGGTCATCAAAGACGGTTACGCATATGTACAGGCCGGCGCCGGCATCGTCGCCGACTCCGTCCCGGAACTTGAGTGGAAAGAAACGCGCAATAAAGCAAGCGCCTTAATGAACGCCATTGAACAAGCGGAACGACTATTTGCCAAAGGGGAGAGGATCGTATGTTAA
- the trpD gene encoding anthranilate phosphoribosyltransferase has translation MLKRLLSKCAEGKTLGEEEAYEAMAAVMDGAATDSQIASLLSMLRLRGETVDELTGFVRAMRDRMTAIDAGDDVIDTCGTGGDGAATFNVSTAAAIVISSLGVKVAKHGNRAVSSKSGSADVLERLGIDIQSSPDAAKQALETKGLTFLFAPLYHAAMKHAAGPRKEIGFRTVFNLIGPLANPARCKRQVIGVYSTRYAEKLAETMRRLGSEHVLFVTGRDGLDECSIAAETDVVELKDGAIRRFVITPEQVGLPRGELADVQVRNPEESAALLEAVMIASAPESAINIVALNAGVALYAAGKTETIADGVAMAKDAILSNVAYRQLQRLRVKEVVHDA, from the coding sequence ATGTTAAAGCGGCTGCTTTCCAAATGTGCGGAAGGAAAAACGTTAGGAGAAGAAGAAGCATATGAAGCGATGGCTGCCGTCATGGACGGGGCGGCGACAGACAGCCAAATCGCGAGTTTGTTGTCAATGTTGCGTCTGCGCGGGGAGACAGTCGATGAATTGACCGGGTTTGTGCGGGCGATGCGCGACCGGATGACGGCGATTGATGCCGGTGACGATGTGATCGACACGTGCGGCACAGGCGGGGACGGGGCGGCGACATTTAACGTTTCAACAGCGGCGGCGATCGTCATTTCGTCGCTTGGCGTCAAAGTGGCCAAACACGGCAACCGCGCTGTTTCATCAAAAAGCGGCAGCGCAGACGTGCTCGAGCGGCTTGGCATCGATATTCAATCATCGCCGGACGCCGCCAAGCAGGCATTGGAAACGAAAGGGCTAACGTTTTTGTTCGCCCCTTTATATCACGCGGCCATGAAACATGCCGCCGGGCCGCGGAAGGAAATTGGCTTCCGCACCGTTTTTAACTTGATCGGCCCGCTCGCCAACCCGGCGCGCTGCAAGCGGCAAGTCATCGGCGTCTATTCGACCCGCTACGCCGAGAAACTGGCGGAGACGATGCGCCGCCTCGGTTCGGAGCATGTGCTGTTCGTCACCGGCCGCGACGGGCTCGATGAATGCAGCATCGCCGCGGAAACCGATGTTGTTGAGCTGAAAGATGGAGCGATTCGCCGCTTTGTCATCACCCCGGAACAAGTCGGCTTGCCGCGCGGCGAGCTCGCTGACGTGCAAGTGCGCAATCCGGAAGAAAGCGCGGCATTGCTTGAAGCGGTCATGATCGCGTCGGCGCCGGAGAGCGCCATCAACATCGTCGCGCTGAACGCCGGCGTCGCCTTGTACGCCGCCGGCAAGACGGAAACGATCGCCGATGGGGTGGCGATGGCGAAAGACGCCATTTTGTCCAACGTTGCTTACAGACAGCTGCAGCGCCTGCGTGTAAAGGAAGTGGTCCACGATGCTTGA
- the trpC gene encoding indole-3-glycerol phosphate synthase TrpC — MLEQILATKREELDALTLPEPLPEPKRRPFAAALRRPRRALGLIAEVKKASPSKGVIRPDFDPVAIAKAYERAGADAISVLTDERYFRGHRRYLQAVKEAVDIPVLRKDFIIDRRQVEESARLGADAILLIGEALPPKTLETLYHEAYSIGLECLVEVHAKETLERILDRFTPEVVGINNRDLRTFVTTLEATKTLASLIPPSCVIVSESGIGSYRAVQTVRSYGAQAMLVGESLMRQADVEWAVYRLFGEGDGDGPA, encoded by the coding sequence ATGCTTGAGCAAATTTTAGCGACAAAACGTGAGGAACTCGACGCGTTGACGTTGCCGGAACCGCTGCCGGAGCCGAAGCGCCGTCCGTTCGCCGCGGCGCTCCGCCGGCCGCGGCGGGCGCTCGGGTTAATCGCTGAAGTGAAAAAAGCGTCTCCGTCTAAAGGCGTCATCCGCCCGGATTTTGATCCGGTCGCCATCGCCAAAGCATATGAGCGCGCGGGGGCGGATGCGATCAGCGTGCTGACGGATGAGCGCTATTTCCGAGGGCACCGCCGCTATTTGCAGGCGGTGAAAGAAGCGGTTGACATCCCGGTGCTGCGCAAAGATTTCATCATCGACCGCCGGCAAGTGGAAGAAAGCGCCCGGCTCGGGGCGGATGCGATTTTACTGATCGGCGAAGCGCTGCCTCCGAAAACGCTCGAGACGCTCTATCACGAAGCGTACAGCATCGGGCTCGAATGTTTAGTGGAAGTGCATGCGAAAGAAACGCTGGAGCGGATTTTGGACCGGTTTACGCCCGAAGTGGTCGGCATTAACAACCGCGATTTGCGTACGTTTGTGACGACGCTTGAGGCGACCAAAACGCTCGCGTCCCTCATTCCGCCGTCGTGCGTCATCGTCAGCGAAAGCGGGATCGGCTCCTACCGCGCTGTGCAGACGGTCCGTTCATACGGGGCGCAGGCGATGCTTGTCGGTGAGTCGCTCATGCGCCAAGCCGATGTCGAATGGGCGGTCTACCGGCTGTTTGGAGAGGGTGACGGCGATGGTCCGGCTTAA
- a CDS encoding phosphoribosylanthranilate isomerase, translating to MVRLKYCGNRSAGDVQAALASGADYLGFIFAESRRNVSPEEVKRWLAPASLGDKQLVGVFVNASVDRITAIALQLPLHVIQCHGRETPAELAAVKEAARRAVWKAIHHGDGALEAMKQYAGVADGYVVDSRVAGAWGGTGVSFDWEAVPHYLEEAARQGVPCFIAGGITPDNVERLLAYRPDGIDISSGIETDGRKDPAKMKQIEEKVKQYFK from the coding sequence ATGGTCCGGCTTAAATATTGCGGCAACCGCTCGGCGGGCGATGTGCAAGCTGCGCTCGCGAGCGGGGCGGATTATCTCGGCTTTATTTTCGCTGAAAGCAGGCGGAACGTTTCGCCTGAGGAGGTGAAACGATGGTTGGCGCCGGCGTCACTCGGCGATAAGCAGCTCGTTGGCGTCTTTGTCAACGCCTCTGTTGATCGGATCACTGCTATTGCCTTGCAGCTGCCGCTTCATGTCATCCAATGCCACGGCCGCGAGACGCCGGCCGAGCTGGCCGCTGTGAAAGAAGCGGCACGGCGCGCCGTTTGGAAGGCGATCCATCACGGCGATGGGGCGCTTGAGGCGATGAAGCAATACGCCGGGGTGGCTGACGGCTACGTTGTCGACAGCCGCGTCGCCGGCGCGTGGGGTGGAACAGGGGTCTCCTTTGACTGGGAGGCGGTGCCGCACTATTTGGAAGAGGCCGCACGCCAAGGCGTGCCGTGCTTCATCGCCGGCGGCATCACCCCGGACAATGTCGAACGGCTGCTTGCCTATCGTCCCGACGGCATCGACATAAGCAGCGGCATTGAAACAGACGGGCGCAAAGATCCGGCCAAGATGAAGCAGATAGAAGAAAAAGTAAAACAATATTTCAAATAG